The following are from one region of the Variovorax sp. V213 genome:
- a CDS encoding 2-hydroxy-3-oxopropionate reductase, whose amino-acid sequence MSQSQKIGFIGLGIMGAPMAGHLLDAGYQLFVNTQGNTPEPFISKATICASAAEVARQADVIFIMVPDTPDVEKVLFGEPGTPGVAEGLKDSRGKIVVDCSSIDPIATKGFAKRIIALGCGYVDAPVSGGEVGAKAASLTIMCGGDEGTFGQVRPLLEKMGKNVTLVGNVGDGQVCKVANQIIVALNIAAVGEALLFASKAGADPAKVRQALMGGFASSRILEVHGERMIKRTFAPGFRISLHQKDLNLALQSARALGVALPQTAGAAQLMNACAALGHGQQDHSALVRALEALAQHTVTPD is encoded by the coding sequence ATGTCGCAATCGCAAAAAATCGGATTCATCGGCCTCGGCATCATGGGCGCGCCCATGGCGGGCCATCTGCTCGACGCGGGATACCAGCTTTTCGTGAACACCCAGGGCAACACGCCCGAGCCCTTCATCTCGAAGGCGACCATCTGCGCCTCGGCGGCCGAGGTGGCGCGCCAGGCCGACGTCATCTTCATCATGGTGCCCGACACACCGGACGTGGAAAAGGTGCTGTTCGGCGAGCCGGGCACGCCGGGCGTGGCGGAGGGCCTGAAGGACTCGCGCGGCAAGATCGTGGTCGACTGCAGCTCCATCGATCCGATTGCCACCAAGGGCTTCGCCAAGCGCATCATCGCGCTCGGCTGCGGCTATGTCGACGCGCCGGTCTCCGGCGGCGAAGTGGGCGCCAAGGCCGCGAGCCTCACCATCATGTGCGGCGGCGACGAAGGCACCTTCGGCCAGGTGCGGCCGCTGCTCGAGAAGATGGGCAAGAACGTCACGCTGGTCGGCAACGTGGGCGACGGCCAGGTCTGCAAGGTGGCCAACCAGATCATCGTGGCGCTGAACATCGCGGCGGTGGGCGAGGCGCTGCTGTTCGCTTCCAAGGCCGGCGCCGATCCGGCCAAGGTGCGCCAGGCGCTGATGGGCGGTTTCGCCAGCTCGCGCATCCTCGAGGTGCACGGCGAACGCATGATCAAGCGCACCTTCGCGCCGGGCTTCCGCATCTCGCTGCACCAGAAGGACTTGAACCTCGCGCTGCAGAGCGCCCGGGCACTGGGCGTGGCCCTGCCGCAGACAGCCGGCGCGGCGCAGCTCATGAACGCCTGCGCGGCGCTGGGCCACGGCCAGCAGGACCATTCCGCGCTGGTGCGCGCGCTCGAAGCGCTCGCCCAGCACACCGTCACGCCAGACTGA
- the hyi gene encoding hydroxypyruvate isomerase, with protein MPKFAANLTMLFTELPFMQRFEAAAKAGFEAVEYLFPYPFEKKELAAALRTNGLQQVLHNLPAGDWDKGERGIACHPDRTGEFREGIAMAIDYATALGCPQLNCLVGKVPAGVSTEAAHKTVVENLRLAAGELEAAGLRLLIEPINTFDIPGFFLTRTDQALALIDEVGSSNLRVQYDIYHAQRMEGELGNTLSKNLARIGHIQLADNPGRGEPGTGEINYPWLFRHIDSIGYDGWIGCEYKPRATTAEGLGWRQALTQQK; from the coding sequence ATGCCCAAGTTCGCAGCCAACCTCACGATGCTCTTCACCGAGCTGCCGTTCATGCAACGCTTCGAGGCCGCCGCCAAAGCAGGCTTCGAAGCGGTGGAATACCTCTTCCCCTACCCCTTCGAGAAAAAGGAACTCGCCGCAGCCCTTCGCACCAACGGCCTGCAGCAGGTGCTGCACAACCTGCCGGCCGGCGACTGGGACAAAGGCGAGCGCGGCATCGCCTGCCATCCGGACCGCACCGGCGAGTTCCGCGAAGGCATCGCGATGGCCATCGATTACGCCACCGCCCTGGGCTGCCCGCAGCTCAACTGCCTGGTCGGCAAGGTGCCGGCCGGCGTGAGCACAGAGGCCGCGCACAAGACCGTGGTCGAGAACCTGCGCCTGGCCGCCGGCGAGCTCGAGGCGGCGGGCCTGCGCCTCTTGATCGAGCCGATCAACACCTTCGACATCCCGGGCTTCTTCCTGACGCGCACCGACCAGGCACTGGCGCTGATCGACGAGGTGGGGTCGTCCAACCTGCGGGTGCAATACGACATCTATCACGCGCAGCGCATGGAAGGCGAACTCGGCAACACGCTGTCGAAGAACCTCGCGCGCATCGGCCACATCCAGCTGGCCGACAACCCCGGGCGCGGCGAACCGGGCACGGGCGAAATCAACTATCCGTGGCTCTTCAGGCACATCGATTCGATCGGCTACGACGGCTGGATCGGCTGCGAATACAAGCCGCGCGCCACCACCGCCGAAGGACTCGGATGGCGGCAGGCCCTGACGCAGCAGAAGTGA
- the gcl gene encoding glyoxylate carboligase: protein MAKMKAVQAAVLVMEKEGVTQAFGVPGAAINPMYSALRQRGSIGHILARHVEGASHMAEGYTRAVAGNIGVCIGTSGPAGTDMITGLYSAWADSIPILCITGQAPRARLYKEDFQAVDIESISKPVTKWSVTVREPGQVPQVFQQAFHLMRSGRPGPVLIDLPFDVQMAEIEFDIDSYEPLTPYKPAATRAQIEKAIAMLNAAERPLIVAGGGVINADASDLLVRFAEATGVPVIPTLMGWGSIPDDHPLMAGMCGLQTSHRYGNATMLASDFVLGIGNRWANRHTGSVDVYTKGRTFVHVDIEPTQIGRVFTPDFGIVSDAKAALALFVQVAEEMKAAGKLTDRRTWAKSCIERKKTMLRKTNFDSVPMKPQRVYQCMNNNFSNDTCYVSTIGLSQIAAAQFLHVYNPRHWINCGQAGPLGWTIPAALGVRAADPTRKIVALSGDYDFQFMIEELAVGAQFKLPYIHIVVNNSYLGLIRQAQRGFEMDYCVQLAFDNINAGPDAGIESSYGVDHLKVVEGLGCKAIRVNKQEEIAPAIRRAEALMAEFSVPVVIEVMLERVTNIAMGTEIDNITEFEPLAEHPADAPTAVAAEMLD, encoded by the coding sequence ATGGCAAAAATGAAAGCGGTCCAGGCCGCCGTGCTGGTGATGGAAAAAGAAGGCGTGACGCAGGCCTTCGGCGTGCCCGGCGCGGCCATCAACCCGATGTATTCCGCGCTGCGCCAGCGCGGCAGCATCGGCCACATCCTCGCGCGCCACGTCGAAGGCGCCTCGCACATGGCCGAGGGCTACACGCGTGCCGTGGCCGGCAACATCGGCGTGTGCATCGGCACCTCGGGGCCGGCGGGCACCGACATGATCACGGGCCTGTATTCGGCCTGGGCCGATTCGATTCCCATCCTCTGCATCACCGGCCAGGCGCCGCGCGCACGGCTCTACAAGGAGGACTTCCAGGCGGTGGACATCGAGTCGATCTCCAAGCCGGTCACCAAGTGGTCGGTCACGGTGCGCGAGCCGGGCCAGGTGCCGCAGGTGTTCCAGCAGGCGTTCCACCTGATGCGCTCGGGCCGCCCGGGCCCGGTGCTGATCGACCTGCCCTTCGACGTGCAGATGGCCGAGATCGAGTTCGACATCGACAGCTACGAGCCGCTCACGCCCTACAAGCCGGCCGCCACGCGGGCCCAGATCGAGAAGGCGATCGCCATGCTCAACGCGGCCGAGCGCCCGCTGATCGTGGCCGGCGGCGGCGTCATCAACGCCGATGCGTCCGACCTGCTCGTGCGCTTTGCCGAGGCCACCGGCGTGCCGGTGATTCCCACGCTGATGGGCTGGGGTTCGATCCCTGACGATCATCCGCTGATGGCCGGCATGTGCGGCCTGCAGACCAGCCACCGCTACGGCAACGCGACCATGCTGGCGAGCGACTTCGTGCTGGGCATCGGCAACCGCTGGGCCAACCGGCACACGGGCTCGGTCGACGTCTACACCAAGGGCCGCACCTTCGTGCACGTGGACATCGAGCCCACGCAGATCGGCCGCGTGTTCACGCCCGACTTCGGCATCGTGTCGGACGCCAAGGCCGCGCTCGCGCTCTTCGTCCAGGTCGCCGAGGAGATGAAGGCCGCGGGCAAGCTCACCGACCGCCGCACCTGGGCCAAGTCGTGCATCGAGCGCAAGAAGACCATGCTGCGCAAGACCAACTTCGACAGCGTACCGATGAAGCCGCAGCGCGTGTACCAGTGCATGAACAACAACTTCAGCAACGACACCTGCTACGTGAGCACCATCGGACTCTCGCAGATCGCGGCCGCGCAGTTCCTGCACGTGTACAACCCGCGCCACTGGATCAACTGCGGCCAGGCCGGCCCGCTGGGCTGGACCATTCCCGCGGCGCTAGGCGTGCGCGCCGCCGATCCGACGCGCAAGATCGTCGCGCTTTCGGGCGACTACGACTTCCAGTTCATGATCGAAGAGCTGGCCGTAGGTGCGCAGTTCAAGCTGCCGTACATCCACATCGTGGTCAACAACTCCTACCTCGGCCTGATCCGCCAGGCGCAGCGCGGCTTCGAGATGGACTACTGCGTGCAGCTCGCGTTCGACAACATCAATGCGGGGCCCGACGCCGGCATCGAGAGCAGCTACGGCGTGGACCACCTCAAGGTAGTGGAAGGCCTGGGCTGCAAGGCGATCCGGGTGAACAAGCAGGAAGAGATCGCGCCGGCCATCCGGCGCGCCGAAGCGCTGATGGCTGAGTTCAGCGTGCCGGTCGTCATCGAAGTGATGCTGGAGCGCGTGACCAATATCGCGATGGGCACCGAGATCGACAACATCACCGAGTTCGAGCCGCTGGCCGAGCACCCGGCCGATGCGCCCACCGCGGTCGCGGCCGAGATGCTGGACTGA
- a CDS encoding LysR substrate-binding domain-containing protein yields MDRLLAMEMFVRVVETGSFSKAALEFHTTQPTVTKQVAATEARLKVRLLNRNTRGVSLTEPGALYYEKCKNIVREAEEAESIVQLRQNQAQGLLRVGTSVAFGRRVVVPLALEYMRRHPQVQLDLSFEDRYVDLIAQGIDVAIRMGKLADSSLGARYLGTNPWAMVAAPGYLKKHGTPRRAQDLSAHVALIYSSVVGDEFWRMHTPKGDAVTVPVSGRFRSNNLSAVLAAARDGLGIALMPRYVASESLASGKVVEVLGDHALPEQEIHAVFPSPKLVPGKVSGFVAFLQGRFAEGWWAA; encoded by the coding sequence ATGGACAGATTGCTCGCAATGGAAATGTTCGTGCGCGTGGTCGAGACCGGCAGCTTCTCGAAAGCAGCGCTCGAGTTCCACACCACGCAGCCCACCGTCACCAAGCAGGTCGCGGCCACCGAGGCGCGCCTGAAGGTACGGCTGCTCAACCGCAACACGCGCGGCGTGAGCCTCACGGAGCCAGGCGCGCTCTACTACGAGAAGTGCAAGAACATCGTGCGCGAGGCCGAGGAAGCCGAGAGCATCGTGCAACTGCGCCAGAACCAGGCGCAGGGGCTGCTGCGCGTGGGCACCTCGGTGGCCTTCGGCCGCCGCGTGGTGGTGCCGCTGGCGCTCGAGTACATGCGCCGGCATCCGCAGGTGCAGCTCGACCTGAGCTTCGAGGACCGCTATGTCGACCTCATCGCGCAGGGCATCGACGTGGCCATCCGCATGGGCAAGCTGGCCGATTCCTCGCTGGGCGCGCGCTATCTCGGCACCAACCCCTGGGCGATGGTCGCGGCGCCCGGCTACCTGAAGAAGCACGGCACGCCCAGGCGGGCGCAGGACCTGAGCGCGCACGTGGCCCTCATCTACAGCAGCGTGGTGGGCGACGAGTTCTGGCGCATGCACACGCCCAAGGGCGACGCGGTGACGGTGCCTGTCTCGGGCCGCTTCCGCTCCAACAACCTTTCGGCCGTGCTGGCCGCGGCGCGCGACGGCCTGGGCATTGCGCTCATGCCGCGCTACGTGGCGAGCGAGTCGCTGGCCTCGGGCAAGGTGGTCGAAGTGCTCGGCGACCATGCCCTGCCCGAGCAGGAGATCCACGCCGTCTTCCCCTCGCCCAAGCTGGTGCCGGGCAAGGTGTCGGGCTTCGTGGCCTTCCTGCAGGGGCGGTTTGCCGAAGGGTGGTGGGCGGCCTGA